Genomic window (Streptomyces sp. NBC_01431):
ATCGGCCAGGGCTTCGCGGGCCCGGAGACGGTGGCGTCGGTGGTCGCGATGCTGGCCTGCGACGACGGCCGCTTCATCACCGGCACCGAGATCCGCGTCGACGGCGGCACGCACTTCTGACCCCCCGGCCGCACGCGCGGTGCGCTCACCCCGTCCCGAAGCGCTCCCACAGCCGGGGGAAGCGGGACGCGAGCGCGGACTCGTCCTCGAAGTCCAGCGGGGTCCCGTGCGGCTCCGGGGGCTGTGGCGGGATGCCGAGATCCGGCGCCACGACACCGGTGAGCTGCTCGTACGCCTCGTCCGCCGCGTAGCCGAGCTCCTCCCCGTCGCCGTCGATCTCCTCGTCGAACTCGCCGAGGAGATCGGCCAGCGCGTCCGGGTCGTGGATCGCGCCCTCGAAGACCTCGCGGCCCTGGCCGATGAGCCAGCAGCGGAAGTAGTCGAAGGCGTCGTCGCTGGCCCCGCCGAGCAGCACGGCCGCCGCGCCCCACAGGTCCCAGTGGTAGGCGCGGTTGTAGCGCGCCTCGAAGTGGCGCGCGAAGTCGAGCACGGAGTCGGGGTCGAGCTGGAGCAGCCGCTCCACGAGCAGCTCGGCCTGCTCCTCGGGGTCGCCGTCGGCGGCCTCGCGAGTGCTGTCTACGATCTCCCAGAACTCCGTCTCGTCCATCACGGAACCAGCATCGTGGGTGGGGGAGTGCGGCGCACGTGGAGCGGCGCATTTCGTCCGGTTGCCGCTCCTGACTCACCCCTGGCACACCTGTCGCCATACCGCTGGCACGCCAAATCGCGCGCTAGTCGTCGAGGAGCCGCAGCGGCTGCGCCACCATGTCCCAGCGGGAGTTGAACCAGGCCTGCACCTGCTGGAACTCCGCGCGCTCCAGAGACCGGGCGCCGTTCCCCTCCAGGGCCGCCGGGAACAGGGTGTCGCTGTGCAGCTCCAGTACCTCTATGGAGGCGTCGTCGACCAGGATGCGGGTCGTGCGCAGCGAGTAGTAGCCGGTCAGCATCTGTGTGCCGTTGATGAGGTACCGCTTCTCGCCGGGCACCGTCGGCAGCCCCCGGATCTCCACCGAGACCGAGGCGACCTTGCCTTCCTCGGCCAGCTGGGTGAGCGAGTGGTGCAGCGCCTCCGCGTACATCCGCACGACTCGGCGCAGCCGCCGCAGCGGGCGCAGGTCAAGGGGGTCCTCGACGTGGCGCGGGTAGGGGTGGTGGGTGTCGAGGTCCGGTACGAGGACCCGTACCCGGATCGACTGCGGGGCGGGCCGGTCGCCGAGCCGGATCAGCTCGGCCTGCTCCTGGACGACCCGGGACAGCTCCTCGGTGTGCAGCGACCAGACGTCGAGCGAGACGTGGGGCGCCTCGAAGGCGCGGGACACGTAGTGGACCAATGGCCGCCCGATGGCAGCCTGGCGGGCCACTCGGGCGCCCCGGCCCGACACCCCGGCCTCCAGGAGGCCCTCCTCGCGCAGCAGCTGGAGCGCCGTCTGCACGGTGCCGCGGCTACAGCCGAACCGGCGCATGAGCTGCTGCTGGGTGGGCAGCGCCTCGCCGGGCGCCGGCACCCCGTTCTGGATGTCCTGGCGCAGTGCGTCGGCGACCAACCG
Coding sequences:
- a CDS encoding winged helix-turn-helix domain-containing protein, whose translation is MTIHTSGADRGQAGENPRYRLVADALRQDIQNGVPAPGEALPTQQQLMRRFGCSRGTVQTALQLLREEGLLEAGVSGRGARVARQAAIGRPLVHYVSRAFEAPHVSLDVWSLHTEELSRVVQEQAELIRLGDRPAPQSIRVRVLVPDLDTHHPYPRHVEDPLDLRPLRRLRRVVRMYAEALHHSLTQLAEEGKVASVSVEIRGLPTVPGEKRYLINGTQMLTGYYSLRTTRILVDDASIEVLELHSDTLFPAALEGNGARSLERAEFQQVQAWFNSRWDMVAQPLRLLDD
- a CDS encoding DUF4240 domain-containing protein, which gives rise to MDETEFWEIVDSTREAADGDPEEQAELLVERLLQLDPDSVLDFARHFEARYNRAYHWDLWGAAAVLLGGASDDAFDYFRCWLIGQGREVFEGAIHDPDALADLLGEFDEEIDGDGEELGYAADEAYEQLTGVVAPDLGIPPQPPEPHGTPLDFEDESALASRFPRLWERFGTG